The following are encoded in a window of Primulina eburnea isolate SZY01 chromosome 4, ASM2296580v1, whole genome shotgun sequence genomic DNA:
- the LOC140829370 gene encoding elongation factor Tu, chloroplastic-like, whose translation MASISAAAVSSTTATKLGYPSAPFLSNPISSKPTKVILSSSFTPSLSTTLFLQPTTATTAPLRRFTIRAARGKFERKKPHVNIGTIGHVDHGKTTLTAALTMALASVGNSAPKKYDEIDAAPEERARGITINTATVEYETETRHYAHVDCPGHADYVKNMITGAAQMDGAILVVSGADGPMPQTKEHILLAKQVGVPNMVVFLNKEDQVDDEELIQLVELEVRELLSSYEFPGDDIPIVCGSALLALEALMENPKIKRGENKWVDKIYKLMDEVDSYIPIPQRQTDLPFLMAVEDVFSITGRGTVATGRIERGTVKIGDNVDLVGLRDTRSTIVTGVEMFQKTLDDAMAGDNVGLLLRGIQKIDIQRGMVLAKPGTITPHKIFVAIVYVLKKEEGGRHSPFFAGYRPQFYMRTTDVTGKVNSIMNDKDEESKMVMPGDRVKMEVELIMPVACEQGMRFAIREGGKTVGAGVIQSIIE comes from the coding sequence ATGGCTTCAATTTCAGCAGCTGCCGTATCATCGACGACCGCCACAAAATTGGGATATCCCTCGGCCCCTTTTCTCTCGAATCCCATTTCTTCAAAACCCACCAAAGTCATCCTATCCTCTTCTTTCACACCCTCCTTATCTACTACTCTCTTCCTCCAACCCACCACTGCTACCACCGCGCCGCTCCGCCGCTTCACAATCCGCGCAGCGCGTGGAAAATTTGAGCGCAAAAAGCCCCATGTAAACATCGGTACAATTGGCCATGTCGACCACGGGAAAACAACCCTCACTGCTGCGCTTACCATGGCTTTAGCTTCCGTTGGTAACTCTGCTCCTAAGAAATACGATGAAATCGATGCTGCCCCTGAAGAGAGAGCTCGTGGGATTACTATTAATACAGCTACCGTTGAGTATGAGACTGAGACACGGCATTATGCTCACGTTGATTGCCCGGGCCATGCTGATTATGTTAAGAATATGATTACTGGAGCTGCCCAAATGGATGGAGCGATTTTGGTGGTTTCTGGGGCTGATGGACCAATGCCGCAGACGAAAGAACATATTTTGTTGGCGAAGCAAGTTGGGGTTCCTAATATGGTGGTTTTCTTGAATAAAGAAGATCAAGTTGATGATGAGGAGTTGATTCAGTTGGTGGAGCTTGAGGTAAGGGAGTTATTGTCTTCTTATGAGTTCCCTGGTGATGATATTCCTATCGTTTGTGGTTCTGCGTTGCTTGCTTTAGAGGCTTTAATGGAAAATCCCAAGATTAAGAGAGGGGAGAATAAGTGGGTGGACAAGATTTACAAGTTAATGGATGAGGTAGATTCTTACATTCCTATTCCACAGAGGCAAACTGATTTGCCATTTCTGATGGCGGTTGAGGATGTTTTCTCGATTACGGGTAGAGGAACCGTGGCTACCGGTAGGATAGAGAGAGGGACTGTTAAGATTGGTGATAATGTGGATCTTGTGGGATTGAGGGATACTAGGTCCACAATTGTGACAGGAGTTGAGATGTTTCAGAAGACTTTGGATGATGCCATGGCTGGAGATAATGTTGGGTTGCTGTTGAGAGGTATTCAAAAGATTGATATTCAGAGGGGTATGGTGCTGGCAAAGCCGGGAACCATCACTCCACATAAGATATTTGTGGCAATTGTTTATGTGTTGAAGAAGGAAGAGGGTGGAAGGCATTCCCCGTTCTTTGCAGGATATAGACCTCAGTTTTACATGAGGACTACTGACGTAACGGGGAAGGTGAATTCCATTATGAATGACAAGGATGAGGAGTCAAAGATGGTGATGCCCGGTGACCGTGTCAAGATGGAGGTTGAGCTAATTATGCCGGTTGCTTGTGAGCAGGGAATGAGATTTGCCATCAGAGAGGGAGGCAAGACTGTAGGCGCGGGTGTCATTCAGTCCATTATTGAGTGA
- the LOC140829369 gene encoding probable serine/threonine-protein kinase WNK3 isoform X1: protein MPLDSVAESDPEDSDSEPEFVEVDTSGRYGRYKEVLGKGAFKKVYAFLEFLLLQFIYSLLHVLIMVFLWVMPFLCCQNRYRAFDEREGIEVAWNQVKIADLMRNSVDFERLYSEVHLLKTLKHKNIIKFYNSWIDPKNEHINFITEIFTSGTLRQYRKKHKHVDVRALKNWSRQILEGLSYLHSHDPPVIHRDLKCDNIFVNGNQGEVKIGDLGLAAILQQARSAHSVIGTPEFMAPELYEEEYNELVDIYAFGMSLLELVTFEYPYVECANAAQIYKKVTAGIKPASLEKVKDPGVRSFIEKCIAEVSERLSARELLMDPFLLPDEESGSRGRCLQFQPLDADNNGNQLDRGKDSEDSIPEGSRDFTVQGQRKDHNTIFLKLRIADSSGHIRNIHFPFDIEVDTSTAVASEMVEELDLTDHDVSLIIAMIDSEIRSHIPDWAPIEASGDNVKGEIISESAESGAVDDASPITSDSGPFVLERLPSGRKYWSDSPKASGETSPLRPGPSTLWAESVASGHCLYEENLQSPSDHRDTDSYHFTSSFGHVEYYSDCDNNVEEANSGPPDSEVADIPASRSYSLEKILIQHETDSTDVKIIVDKLEHLLEEQLRELGDLHKKHELAVMDLLNDLPQETRLEVLSFCHQKLTELKLHHTWYK, encoded by the exons ATGCCGCTAGATTCCGTGGCGGAATCCGACCCGGAAGATTCCGATTCCGAGCCTGAGTTTGTTGAGGTTGATACCTCTGGTCGCTACGGTCGG TATAAAGAAGTGCTTGGCAAAGGAGCTTTCAAGAAAGTGTACGCTTTTCTGGAATTCCTGCTGCTTCAATTTATCTATTCATTATTACATGTACTAATTATGGTGTTTTTGTGGGTCATGCCTTTTTTATGCTGTCAAAATAGATATAGGGCATTCGATGAACGGGAAGGAATAGAGGTAGCTTGGAATCAAGTTAAAATTGCTGATCTCATGAGGAATTCCGTTGACTTTGAGAGGCTGTATTCCGAAGTTCACTTACTAAAAACCCTCAAGCAcaaaaatattatcaaattcTACAATTCTTGGATTGATCCCAAGAACGAGCACATCAACTTCATAACCGAAATTTTCACATCCGGGACTCTGCGGCA GTATCGGAAGAAACACAAGCATGTTGATGTGAGGGCACTGAAAAATTGGTCAAGACAAATCCTGGAGGGGCTTTCTTATCTTCATAGCCATGACCCACCTGTTATTCATAGGGACTTAAAGTGTGACAATATTTTTGTCAATGGAAATCAAGGGGAGGTGAAAATTGGTGATCTAGGACTTGCTGCTATTCTTCAACAGGCACGTTCAGCTCATAGTGTTATAG GCACACCGGAATTCATGGCTCCGGAGCTTTACGAGGAGGAATACAATGAACTTGTAGATATATATGCTTTTGGAATGTCCTTGCTGGAGCTAGTGACCTTTGAGTATCCATATGTTGAATGTGCTAACGCTGCTCAGATATATAAGAAAGTGACAGCA GGAATAAAACCTGCATCATTGGAAAAAGTTAAGGATCCTGGGGTTCGGTCATTTATAGAGAAGTGCATTGCAGAAGTCTCTGAGAGGTTGTCGGCAAGAGAACTTTTGATGGACCCATTTCTCCTACCTGATGAGGAATCTGGAAGTAGAGGTCGCTGTTTGCAATTCCAACCCTTGGATGCAG ATAACAATGGCAATCAGCTTGACCGAGGAAAAGACTCTGAAGACTCTATTCCCGAGGGAAGTCGAGATTTCACAGTGCAGGGTCAAAGAAAAGACCATAATACAATATTTTTGAAACTTCGAATTGCAGATTCATCAG GTCATATTCGAAACATTCACTTCCCCTTTGATATTGAGGTGGATACTTCAACTGCTGTTGCTAGTGAGATGGTTGAAGAGCTTGACCTGACTGATCATGATGTCTCACTAATTATTGCAATGATTGATTCTGAAATCCGATCCCATATTCCTGATTGGGCGCCTATAGAAGCCTCTGGTGACAATGTTAAAGGTGAGATTATTTCAGAAAGTGCCGAATCTGGAGCTGTGGATGATGCTTCCCCCATTACTAGTGATTCTGGCCCATTTGTTCTGGAAAGATTACCATCCGGTCGGAAGTATTGGTCCGATTCACCCAAAGCTAGTGGGGAAACCTCACCACTTAGGCCTGGGCCATCTACCTTGTGGGCAGAGTCAGTAGCCTCTGGACACTGCTTGTATGAAGAAAATTTACAATCTCCTAGTGACCATAGAGATACGGATTCTTACCATTTTACTTCCTCGTTCGGCCATGTGGAATATTATTCTGATTGTGATAATAATGTGGAGGAAGCGAATTCTGGACCCCCTGATTCAGAAGTTGCTGATATTCCTGCCAGCCGTTCTTATTCGCTTGAGAAAATCTTGATACAACATGAAACAGATTCAACCGACGTCAAAATTATTGTTGATAAGCTAGAGCATCTATTGGAGGAGCAGCTTAGGGAGCTAGGTGATCTTCATAAGAAGCATGAACTAGCTGTTATGGATCTTCTGAATGACCTTCCCCAAGAGACTCGCCTGGAGGTTCTTAGCTTCTGCCATCAAAAGTTAACAGAACTTAAGTTGCACCATACATGGTACAAGTAA
- the LOC140829369 gene encoding probable serine/threonine-protein kinase WNK3 isoform X2 — translation MPLDSVAESDPEDSDSEPEFVEVDTSGRYGRYKEVLGKGAFKKVYRAFDEREGIEVAWNQVKIADLMRNSVDFERLYSEVHLLKTLKHKNIIKFYNSWIDPKNEHINFITEIFTSGTLRQYRKKHKHVDVRALKNWSRQILEGLSYLHSHDPPVIHRDLKCDNIFVNGNQGEVKIGDLGLAAILQQARSAHSVIGTPEFMAPELYEEEYNELVDIYAFGMSLLELVTFEYPYVECANAAQIYKKVTAGIKPASLEKVKDPGVRSFIEKCIAEVSERLSARELLMDPFLLPDEESGSRGRCLQFQPLDADNNGNQLDRGKDSEDSIPEGSRDFTVQGQRKDHNTIFLKLRIADSSGHIRNIHFPFDIEVDTSTAVASEMVEELDLTDHDVSLIIAMIDSEIRSHIPDWAPIEASGDNVKGEIISESAESGAVDDASPITSDSGPFVLERLPSGRKYWSDSPKASGETSPLRPGPSTLWAESVASGHCLYEENLQSPSDHRDTDSYHFTSSFGHVEYYSDCDNNVEEANSGPPDSEVADIPASRSYSLEKILIQHETDSTDVKIIVDKLEHLLEEQLRELGDLHKKHELAVMDLLNDLPQETRLEVLSFCHQKLTELKLHHTWYK, via the exons ATGCCGCTAGATTCCGTGGCGGAATCCGACCCGGAAGATTCCGATTCCGAGCCTGAGTTTGTTGAGGTTGATACCTCTGGTCGCTACGGTCGG TATAAAGAAGTGCTTGGCAAAGGAGCTTTCAAGAAAGT ATATAGGGCATTCGATGAACGGGAAGGAATAGAGGTAGCTTGGAATCAAGTTAAAATTGCTGATCTCATGAGGAATTCCGTTGACTTTGAGAGGCTGTATTCCGAAGTTCACTTACTAAAAACCCTCAAGCAcaaaaatattatcaaattcTACAATTCTTGGATTGATCCCAAGAACGAGCACATCAACTTCATAACCGAAATTTTCACATCCGGGACTCTGCGGCA GTATCGGAAGAAACACAAGCATGTTGATGTGAGGGCACTGAAAAATTGGTCAAGACAAATCCTGGAGGGGCTTTCTTATCTTCATAGCCATGACCCACCTGTTATTCATAGGGACTTAAAGTGTGACAATATTTTTGTCAATGGAAATCAAGGGGAGGTGAAAATTGGTGATCTAGGACTTGCTGCTATTCTTCAACAGGCACGTTCAGCTCATAGTGTTATAG GCACACCGGAATTCATGGCTCCGGAGCTTTACGAGGAGGAATACAATGAACTTGTAGATATATATGCTTTTGGAATGTCCTTGCTGGAGCTAGTGACCTTTGAGTATCCATATGTTGAATGTGCTAACGCTGCTCAGATATATAAGAAAGTGACAGCA GGAATAAAACCTGCATCATTGGAAAAAGTTAAGGATCCTGGGGTTCGGTCATTTATAGAGAAGTGCATTGCAGAAGTCTCTGAGAGGTTGTCGGCAAGAGAACTTTTGATGGACCCATTTCTCCTACCTGATGAGGAATCTGGAAGTAGAGGTCGCTGTTTGCAATTCCAACCCTTGGATGCAG ATAACAATGGCAATCAGCTTGACCGAGGAAAAGACTCTGAAGACTCTATTCCCGAGGGAAGTCGAGATTTCACAGTGCAGGGTCAAAGAAAAGACCATAATACAATATTTTTGAAACTTCGAATTGCAGATTCATCAG GTCATATTCGAAACATTCACTTCCCCTTTGATATTGAGGTGGATACTTCAACTGCTGTTGCTAGTGAGATGGTTGAAGAGCTTGACCTGACTGATCATGATGTCTCACTAATTATTGCAATGATTGATTCTGAAATCCGATCCCATATTCCTGATTGGGCGCCTATAGAAGCCTCTGGTGACAATGTTAAAGGTGAGATTATTTCAGAAAGTGCCGAATCTGGAGCTGTGGATGATGCTTCCCCCATTACTAGTGATTCTGGCCCATTTGTTCTGGAAAGATTACCATCCGGTCGGAAGTATTGGTCCGATTCACCCAAAGCTAGTGGGGAAACCTCACCACTTAGGCCTGGGCCATCTACCTTGTGGGCAGAGTCAGTAGCCTCTGGACACTGCTTGTATGAAGAAAATTTACAATCTCCTAGTGACCATAGAGATACGGATTCTTACCATTTTACTTCCTCGTTCGGCCATGTGGAATATTATTCTGATTGTGATAATAATGTGGAGGAAGCGAATTCTGGACCCCCTGATTCAGAAGTTGCTGATATTCCTGCCAGCCGTTCTTATTCGCTTGAGAAAATCTTGATACAACATGAAACAGATTCAACCGACGTCAAAATTATTGTTGATAAGCTAGAGCATCTATTGGAGGAGCAGCTTAGGGAGCTAGGTGATCTTCATAAGAAGCATGAACTAGCTGTTATGGATCTTCTGAATGACCTTCCCCAAGAGACTCGCCTGGAGGTTCTTAGCTTCTGCCATCAAAAGTTAACAGAACTTAAGTTGCACCATACATGGTACAAGTAA
- the LOC140829371 gene encoding large ribosomal subunit protein bL19c-like: MQSLFGKLRFFARLRVDNLKNVDLKTISYVESKFLANLVNQAPRFNYQLYSSSAFFLDKNIGTKNSSPNFSTSEGIGLNSCLNQSSSMVFALPTRNITNVGSASEDEPHSCDVPQRIKFKRLDKTARHIMQIVDKEAVEEVKSNREIPDVRPGCIVQLKVEVPENKRRTSTIKGIVIARRNAGLNTTFRIRRLVAGVGIESLYHLYSPNIKEIKVLDQKKVRRAKLYYLRDKMNALKRQ; encoded by the exons ATGCAATCTCTGTTTGGGAAGCTTCGATTTTTCGCGCGACTAAGGGTCGACAATCTGAAAAATGTTGACTTGAAAACAATATCATATGTTGAATCGAAATTTCTGGCGAATTTGGTTAATCAGGCGCCGCGATTCAATTATCAGCTTTATTCCAGCTCGGCATTCTTCTTG GATAAAAATATTGGCACTAAAAATTCATCTCCAAACTTTTCTACAAGCGAAGGAATAGGTCTAAACTCATGCTTGAATCAGTCATCTTCAATGGTATTTGCCTTGCCAACAAGGAATATTACAAATGTTGGATCTGCTTCTGAAGATGAGCCCCATTCTTGTGATGTGCCTCAACGCATCAAATTCAAGAGGCTGGATAAAACAGCCAGGCACATTATGCAG ATAGTTGATAAAGAAGCAGTTGAGGAAGTGAAATCAAATCGAGAGATACCCGATGTCAGGCCAGGTTGTATTGTCCAGCTTAAAGTG GAAGTACCAGAAAATAAGAGGCGTACTTCAACCATAAAAGGTATTGTTATAGCTAGACGAAATGCTGGTCTAAATACCACTTTCAGGATAAGAAGACTTGTAGCAGGAGTGGGCATTGAATCTCTATACCATTT GTATTCTCCAAATATAAAGGAGATAAAGGTGTTGGACCAGAAGAAAGTGAGGAGAGCCAAGCTTTACTATCTCAGAGATAAAATGAATGCCCTTAAAAGGCAGTGA